The Rattus rattus isolate New Zealand chromosome 1, Rrattus_CSIRO_v1, whole genome shotgun sequence genome includes a region encoding these proteins:
- the LOC116889927 gene encoding olfactory receptor 6C2-like produces the protein MRNHTVTAFILLGLTNDPQLKALIFILLFLTYVLSMTGNLTIIFLTFIDSHLKTAMYFFLQNFSFLEISFTTACIPRYLYNISTGDKTITYNNCIIQIFCTDLFGVTEFFLLAIMSYDRYVAICKPLHYITIMSSRICTRLILCCWAAGLFVILPPLSLGLNLEFCDSVIDHFVCDAYPLLKISCTETWLIEQIVIVCAVLTFIMTLVCVVLSYVYIIKTILRFPSAQQRKKAFSTCSSHMIVVSITYGSCIFIYIKPSAKDSVAINKGVMVLTTSIAPMLNPFIYTLRNKQVRQAFNDSVKRIALFFKK, from the coding sequence ATGAGAAATCATACAGTAACAGCATTCATCCTACTGGGACTGACAAATGACCCACAACTGAAAGCTCTGATCTTCATCTTACTCTTTCTCACCTATGTGCTGAGTATGACTGGGAACCTCACAATCATTTTCCTCACCTTTATAGATTCACACCTAAAGACTGCTATGTACTTTTTCTTACAAAATTTCTCCTTCCTAGAAATTTCATTTACAACTGCCTGCATTCCCAGATACTTATACAACATCTCAACAGGTGACAAGACAATTACATATAACAACTGTATCATACAAATATTTTGTACTGATCTTTTTGGTGTGACAGAATTTTTTCTGCTGGCCATCATGTCCTATGACCGATATGTAGCTATATGCAAACCCCTGCACTATATCACCATCATGAGCAGCAGGATCTGTACAAGACTTATCCTCTGTTGCTGGGCAGCTGGCTTGTTTGTGATCCTGCCACCACTTAGCCTGGGCCTCAACCTGGAATTCTGTGACTCTGTTATTGACCATTTTGTCTGTGATGCATACCCTCTCCTAAAGATCTCATGCACAGAAACATGGCTCATAGAGCAGATAGTGATAGTTTGTGCAGTGTTGACATTTATCATGACTCTTGTGTGTGTAGTTCTTTCCTATGTGTACATAATCAAGACCATTCTAAGATTCCCTTCTGCCCAGCAGAGGAAAAAGGCCTTTTCTACCTGTTCTTCCCACATGATTGTGGTCTCTATAACCTATGGCAGCTGCATCTTCATCTACATCAAACCTTCAGCAAAGGACTCAGTGGCTATCAACAAGGGTGTGATGGTTCTCACCACTTCCATTGCTCCCATGTTGAACCCATTCATTTATACCTTGAGGAACAAGCAAGTCAGACAAGCCTTCAATGACTCTGTTAAAAGAATTGCACTGTTCTTCAAGAAGTAG